The Cottoperca gobio chromosome 22, fCotGob3.1, whole genome shotgun sequence genome contains a region encoding:
- the mboat2a gene encoding membrane-bound O-acyltransferase domain-containing protein 2, whose amino-acid sequence MATQTTASCTGSTLLQPISEIINLPVDQVNFVACQLFALLMAVWFRIYLHPSKTSPFIRHVVATLLGFYLALFCFGWYSLHFLVQSGLSYSIMVFAGLEHMHKYCFIVTLGYLILCQITRVYVFDYGMYSADFTGPMMVITQKITSLAFEIHDGLTKREGQLTPSQKYLAIRRMPSLLEYLSYNCNFMGILAGPSCSYNDYMAFIEGTCYQPRHQENANGKENGKYKQSEPSPKNDVISKLCTCAISLAIYLSLCKLLPVEHSIDDDFVSSTPFHLQVIYLYLAMLALRPKYYFVWTLADAINNAAGFGFNGYNKDGSTRWDLISNLRILDIEFATSFKMFLDNWNIQTALWLKRVCYERCHINPMAATFLLSAMWHGVYPGYYLTFLTGIAMTMAARAVRHNIRPHFLVSDSYKRIYDVITWAWTQVAISYTVAPFVLLAVGRSLKFYRSWYYCLHLLCLLVVLALPVKSRRRQAKEQQDGLQDNQTDHNSTDNNCNQKDKAT is encoded by the exons GTTAACTTTGTGGCATGTCagctgtttgctctgctgatgGCTGTGTGGTTTCGGATCTACCTCCACCCCAGTAAGACCAGTCCCTTCATCAGACATGTGGTGGCCACGCTGCTGGGCTTCTACTTGGCTCTCTTCTGCTTTGGCTG GTATTCCCTCCATTTCCTGGTGCAGAGTGGTCTGTCCTACAGTATCATGGTCTTCGCTGGTTTGGAGCACATGCATAA ATACTGCTTCATCGTGACACTTGGTTATCTGATATTATGTCAGATCACGCGAGTCTACGTGTTTGACTATGGCATGTACTCTGCAGACTTTACAGG GCCCATGATGGTTATAACACAGAAGATTACCAGCCTGGCATTTGAAATACACGATG GTTTGACCAAGCGAGAGGGGCAGCTGACTCCCAGTCAGAAATACCTAGCTATCAG GCGGATGCCCAGCTTGTTGGAGTACTTGAGCTACAACTGTAACTTCATGGGCATCCTGGCAGGGCCCTCCTGCTCTTACAACGACTACATGGCCTTCATCGAAGGCACGTGCTACCAGCCGCGCCACCAGGAGAACGCCAACGGCAAGGAGAACGGGAAGTACAAGCAGAGCGAACCCTCACCCAAG AATGATGTCATCTCCAAGCTGTGTACATGTGCCATCTCGCTGGCCATCTATCTGTCGCTGTGCAAGCTGCTCCCGGTGGAGCACTCCATAGACGATGACTTTGTCAGCTCCACCCCCTTCCATCTTCAGGTCATCTACCTTTACCTGGCCATGCTGGCTCTGAGGCCAAAGTACTACTTTGTCTGGACACTTG CTGATGCTATCAACAACGCAGCTGGATTTGGCTTCAATGGATACAACAAAGATGGCTCCACCCGGTGGGACCTAATATCAAACCTCAGAATTCTGGACATTGAG TTTGCCACCAGTTTCAAGATGTTCCTAGACAACTGGAATATCCAGACGGCTCTTTGGCTCAAAAG GGTGTGCTATGAGCGCTGTCACATCAACCCCATGGCTGCCACCTTCCTGCTGTCGGCCATGTGGCACGGGGTGTACCCCGGGTACTACCTGACCTTCCTCACTGGCATTGCCATGACCATGGCCGCACGTGCA gTAAGGCACAACATCAGACCACACTTCCTAGTCTCTGACTCGTACAAGCGCATCTATGATGTCATCACGTGGGCGTGGACTCAGGTTGCCATCAGTTACACAGTGGCACCATTTGTCCTACTCGCTGTGGGGCGCTCACTCAAATTCTACAG GTCCTGGTACTACTGCTTACATCTCCTCTGCCTCCTGGTGGTACTGGCCCTCCCTGTCAAATCGAGACGCCGGCAGGCCAAAGAGCAGCAGGACGGCCTACAGGACAACCAGACAGACCACAACAGCACAGACAACAACTGCAACCAGAAAGACAAAGCCACATGA